Proteins co-encoded in one Setaria viridis chromosome 9, Setaria_viridis_v4.0, whole genome shotgun sequence genomic window:
- the LOC117839508 gene encoding PHD finger protein ING1: MGFLEDFQASVESLPSMLHRNYSLMRELDKSLQGVQLENEQRCQQEIEDIKHGLESGSITYDPAKLKFSEEAIEEQKHCVRIADEKVALATQTYDLVDAHIQQLDQFLRKLEEIRQEKEAAAAVAAGTVAPAAATPAASAGVSTADATPKTGRSGERGRGGRKKAKVPTEPPAPPIDLELPVDPNEPTYCICNQVSYGEMVACDNPNCKIEWYHIGCVGVKELPKGKWYCPSCVGFQKKRKGK; this comes from the exons ATGGGGTTCCTCGAGGACTTCCAAGCCA GTGTTGAATCATTGCCATCTATGCTGCACCGGAACTATTCATTAATGCGAGAGTTAGACAAAAGTTTGCAAG GTGTGCAACTTGAAAATGAACAGCGCTGTCAGCAAGAAATAGAGGATATTAAGCATGGACTTGAATCTGGAAGTATTACATATGACCCAGCAAAACTGAAATTTTCTGAAGAAGCTATTGAGGAGCAGAAACATTGTGTTAGAATCGCTGACGAGAAGGTGGCTTTAGCCACTCAGACTTATGACCTG GTTGATGCTCATATCCAACAGCTAGATCAATTTTTGAGGAAGCTTGAAGAAATTCGACAAG AAAAGGAGGCAGCTGCAGCTGTTGCTGCAGGCACtgttgctcctgctgctgctactcCAGCTGCGAGTGCTGGAGTGTCAACTGCTGATGCTACTCCAAAAACTGGAAGATCTGGCGAAAGAGGCAGAGGGGGTCGTAAGAA GGCTAAGGTACCCACTGAGCCACCAGCACCGCCTATTGATTTAGAGTTGCCTGTGGATCCTAATGAACCAACATACTGCATCTGCAACCAAGTCAGCTATGGTGAGATGGTCGCATGTGACAATCCTAAT TGCAAGATCGAGTGGTATCACATTGGCTGTGTGGGTGTGAAAGAGCTGCCCAAGGGAAAGTGGTATTGCCCAAGTTGTGTCGGATTCCAGAAGAAGCGAAAGGGCAAATGA
- the LOC117838414 gene encoding uncharacterized protein — protein MINLFDLSVGASAKVASRDGSPVRGTQSERKEYAGSKTVTGCTRRSSSDRSGGTPMKMLIAQEMAKEGDANQKTTNVVARLMGLDDNADLPKPLPSNRRTFPDGHLSATLARVNNQMSFEKRASSMEDVEYKDVYEVGYQPPRGECLSNESPRRRPNEDHDKRRMDLVRQKFVEAKQLASHDNLLQSKEFHDALEVLNSNKDLFLKFLEEPNSLFAKQSGELHSAPTSPQRKRITVLKPSKSVDTRDDKAIKRQKNHAVDGNRVERSNSHKSDAAHVKVERLPKHTRIVVLKPTSAIASMEQFDQNYHADLDDSEAPAISRRLSDEIDWSVHGMCRRHNESNPMSAYRPYDQYAEEEGASLSDSDIGTPTSRHSWEYIYRFSNPYFGSSLSHASCSPESHVTKEAKKYTSDRWAIVPSSEITQGKVLVRRSLSTLGEMLAMPDMKKEEVADQASPDATSQLCSNEPTVGVSSNCAVGDGEGESSLRKISRSRSVPVSSSAFDSLRLDGGCSEAQHKESTASKDVKPKNGKSSLKGKISSFFSKRKKTEKEKVNPSPLGTPNSQVLSASTVVIDKSDVPEHVCTNLQNGVAFGYLEERFENGPTVVPLDELEAPSTSKSPVSLEKALPFEIRNSHFDQPSPTSVLDAQFDDVNEKSPISSESAITVKQEPLSRSLPIGSIARTLSWDDASQEASLCCTKDDSHEQEQYEFVEKILTSVGFCNEKAQDIFVRWHSLDCPLDPVVLDQLLERKVEDAKCRERRSNQRLLIDSVNAALLDIGQRKLWGAYPCTARYSNAPRVATCDVLVTDEAWRLVKSWLFDDENDIAGLGDNAGLAADWVVDKEIHGKGWSEMLRSEVDEISKEICGDVLSELVGEAFSELADAECH, from the exons ATGATCAACCTCTTTGATTTGAGCGTTGGAGCCAGCGCCAAGGTCGCCTCAAGAGATG GCTCTCCGGTGAGAGGAACTCAATCAGAACGGAAGGAGTACGCTGGATCAAAGACA GTGACTGGCTGCACAAGGAGGAGCTCGTCGGATAGGTCAGGTGGCACGCCAATGAAAATGCTGATAGCTCAGGAAATGGCAAAGGAGGGGGACGCAAATCAGAAGACTACTAATGTTGTAGCAAGGCTGATGGGGCTTGACGATAATGCGGATCTTCCTAAGCCTCTGCCTTCAAACAGGAGGACTTTCCCGGATGGCCATTTATCTGCTACATTGGCAAGAGTTAACAACCAAATGTCATTTGAGAAGCGTGCAAGTTCCATGGAAGATGTGGAGTATAAGGATGTATATGAAGTTGGATACCAGCCACCAAGAGGTGAATGTCTGAGCAATGAATCTCCAAGAAGGAGGCCCAATGAAGATCACGACAAGAGAAGGATGGATCTTGTCCGCCAGAAGTTTGTTGAAGCAAAGCAGCTAGCATCACATGATAATCTCCTCCAGTCGAAAGAGTTCCATGATGCTCTTGAAGTTCTGAATTCAAACAAAGATTTGTTTCTCAAATTTCTCGAAGAACCTAACTCGCTCTTTGCAAAGCAATCTGGAGAACTTCATTCTGCACCAACATCACCTCAAAGAAAGCGCATTACCGTGTTGAAGCCCTCGAAATCAGTGGACACAAGGGATGACAAAGCAATTAAAAGGCAGAAAAACCATGCAGTTGATGGAAACAGGGTAGAAAGAAGCAATAGTCACAAGTCTGATGCTGCTCATGTGAAAGTCGAAAGGCTTCCGAAACACACCCGGATAGTGGTCTTGAAACCAACCTCAGCAATTGCTTCCATGGAgcaatttgaccaaaattatcaTGCTGATCTGGATGATTCTGAAGCACCTGCTATATCAAGGCGTTTGAGTGATGAGATAGATTGGTCAGTGCATGGGATGTGTCGACGCCACAATGAATCAAATCCTATGAGCGCATATAGACCATATGATCAATATGCTGAAGAAGAGGGCGCTAGCTTAAGTGACTCGGATATTGGAACTCCAACATCACGTCATTCTTGGGAGTACATCTACCGGTTTAGCAATCCTTACTTTGGCTCATCTTTGAGCCATGCTTCTTGTTCTCCCGAGTCACATGTGACTAAGGAGGCTAAGAAATATACTTCTGACAGATGGGCAATTGTTCCGTCCAGTGAGATAACCCAGGGAAAGGTGCTAGTGCGAAGAAGTTTGAGCACACTTGGTGAAATGCTTGCCATGCCTGATATGAAGAAAGAAGAGGTTGCTGATCAAGCATCTCCGGATGCTACTAGCCAATTGTGCAGCAATGAGCCAACAGTTGGTGTATCATCTAATTGTGCTGTTGGTGATGGTGAGGGAGAAAGCTCTCTCAGGAAGATCTCAAGGTCAAGATCTGTTCCGGTCTCTTCATCAGCTTTTGACAGCCTAAGGTTAGATGGTGGATGTTCAGAGGCTCAACACAAAGAATCTACAGCGTCGAAGGATGTCAAACCTAAGAATGGGAAGTCATCTCTGAAGGGAAAGATCTCAAGTTTCTTCTCAAAACGTAAGAAAACAGAAAAAGAGAAGGTTAACCCATCTCCCTTGGGAACCCCGAATAGTCAAGTTCTGTCAGCCAGTACTGTTGTAATTGATAAATCAGATGTTCCAGAACATGTTTGTACTAACTTACAAAACGGTGTTGCTTTCGGCTATTTGGAAGAGCGGTTCGAGAATGGACCAACTGTAGTTCCGCTTGATGAACTCGAAGCACCCTCTACTTCTAAG TCTCCAGTTTCCCTTGAGAAAGCACTGCCATTTGAGATCCGCAATTCCCACTTCGATCAGCCAAGCCCTACATCAGTTCTTGATGCACAATTTGATGATGTCAATGAGAAATCTCCCATTTCATCAGAGAGCGCAATTACTGTTAAGCAAG AACCTCTATCTAGGTCGCTTCCAATTGGATCAATTGCAAGGACCTTATCATGGGATGATGCTTCTCAAGAGGCTTCATTGTGCTGTACCAAAGATGATAGCCATGAGCAAGAACAGTATGAGTTTGTTGAGAAGATTCTAACGTCTGTTGGCTTCTGTAATGAGAAGGCCCAAGACATCTTTGTCCGGTGGCATTCACTTGACTGCCCTTTGGACCCAGTTGTGCTTGACCAACTGCTGGAGCGCAAAGTGGAAGATGCCAAGTGCAGAGAGAGACGGTCAAACCAGAGGCTCCTCATCGATTCTGTCAATGCTGCTCTACTAGACATTGGCCAACGTAAACTTTGGGGTGCATACCCTTGTACTGCACGGTATTCCAATGCACCGAGAGTTGCTACATGTGATGTGCTAGTAACCGATGAAGCATGGAGGTTAGTGAAAAGTTGGCTCTTCGATGATGAGAACGATATTGCCGGTTTGGGAGACAATGCAGGCCTTGCAGCGGATTGGGTTGTCGATAAGGAGATTCATGGCAAAGGGTGGTCTGAAATGCTGCGGTCCGAGGTGGATGAAATCAGCAAGGAGATATGCGGGGATGTCCTGAGCGAGTTGGTTGGGGAGGCATTTTCAGAGCTTGCTGATGCTGAGTGCCATTGA